From the Chitinophagales bacterium genome, the window TCTTAAAAATTTTCAGTTGCAATTGGTGCACGAAGCATTATTAGAGCGTGGCCATTTATTAGAGATGTATCCACATTTAGTAAAGCCCATTCCTTATGTTTTACCTTCGTATGGTTCCAAAATAAATTTATGGGTTAAAAATATCGGGCTTAGTTTATATGATGCGCTGGCAGGAAAATCTGCTATTCCGCCTCATCGCTTACTTTCTGCCAAAGAAGTATTGCAGCACTTGCCCGGATTGAATGCTGCCAATCTTGCAGGTGGAATTATTTATTGGGATGCAAGTACCAACGATGCCAAGTTAGTACTTGAAGTAATTTCTACTGTTGCACAGCAAAGTGCGGTTGTGCTTAATTATTGTGGCGTAGTTGGCTTTAATCGGCAAGAAGATAGCATACAAGCCATACGCTGTAAAGATTTTGTTTCTGGTGAAATTTTTGAAGCAAAAGCAACAGTGTATGTAAATGCTGCCGGAGTTTGGACTGATGAAGTTTTGGGTATGCTAAGTGCCTCTGATACTTCTGTAATGAAGCCAAGCAAGGGAGTACATGTAGTAGTTGCAACTTCAAAAATGCCTAAAGATACAGTTGCCATTGTTGCTTCGGCCAATGGCGATGGGCGTTTGCTTTACAACTTGCCGTGGGAAAACAACTTAACCATTTTGGGGACTACCGATACAGATTTTTTGCACCCGCCCGATACGGTAAATGCTACACAAAAAGATGTGGATTATATATTACAATCGTTCAATAAAAGTTTTCCCTCTGCTCACCTCTCTTATAGCGATATTATTGCTGTGTACGCAGGTTTGCGGCCAATGCTTGCAGATGAGAAATCTTCTAATAGTTATGGTCGGTCGCGGGAGTATAAAATTTGGTGGAACGCTACTAATATGTTGAATATAGCCGGGGGCAAACTCACTTCGTTTCTTTCTATGGGCGCGCATTGCTTAGCTATAGCTAAAGAAAAATTAAACTCACCAGCTAAATTTGAAATACCTGTGGTGCATAGTACAGCAACTGTATGGAGTTTACAATATGGAAAACAGGGTTGTTTTATAGATGCAATTATTCAAGAAGATAAAGCAGCAGCGCATAAAATTTCAGATGCTTACAGTTATTCAGTTGCAGAAATAATATTTTTTATCAGGCATCAGTTTGCTGTTACCTTAGATGATATTTTAACCCGCAGAACACATATTACTTATGCAATGAAAATGTGGGACGAAACAATGGTGCAAACTATAGCCAAAATAATGGCAAAAGAATTAGGAAAAGATAATGCATGGATACACCTGCAAATAAGCAATTACCGTAGCCGATGGCAGCAGTACCATCCCGATTTTACATACCCAAATTAGCAGTATGAAACGCATCGCATTTATTATTCATGGTAAGGCAAAAGGAGCTTCGGCTCTAGCCGAAAAAGCCAAACTATTATTTGCCGAACACGATGTGCTGGTTGAAGAAACAAAGCATATAGCACATGCTACCGAAATTGCTTGTGATGCAGTAAAAGCAGGCTATCGGTATATTGTTTGCGCAGGTGGCGATGGCAGTTTAAACGAAACTGCCAATGGTGTAATGAAAGGTGTAAAAGTATTGCCCGAGCATGAGCAACACCTTGTTCGCCTAGCGGTATTGCCCCTTGGTGCAGGAAATGATTTTATTAAAACCATACAGTCGCCCAGCACAATAGAAACACTATATCAGTCTATACAAAACGATACTTGTACGTTAATAGATTTAGGACATGCAACTTATTTTACAGTTGGTGGCGAAAAGGTGCAGCGATGGTTCGTAAATATCACCGATGTGGGAATGGGCGGTGTGGTAGCCGAACGTTTAAGCCGCTATTCCAAATGGATGGGAGCTGCGCTAACGTATCAGCGCGCTATTGTAGGTACATTGCTTACCTACAAAAACCAAGCAATAGAAGTAAAGAGCAATTCATTTTCTTATACCGGAAGCGTAATGAATTTTGTGGTAGCAAATGGAAAGTATTTTGGTAGTGGTTTAGGTATTGCTCCCGATGCAAATGTAGCTGATGGTAAATTTTCAATTGTAATTCTTGGTGAAATTTCGATGCTTGATTACATTAAAAATTTGGGCAACGTAAAAAAGTGCAAAAGAATATTGCATCCTCAAATGAAATATATGGAAGCAGAATATATAAGCATACATGCCCCCCAAGGAAAACTTCCTATCGATATGGATGGCGAATTTGTTGGATATAGCCCTATTGAATTACAGCTAGTAAAACAGGCCATTCACTTTGTAGTGTAAATTGGCTAATTGGTTTTAAATTTAATCTTCCACATGCCTCGCAATTCGCCTAAGCTGTAGCCTGTGGCCAAATCGTTAGGATATTTTTGTTTTAAAAGAACTTGGGTTCCTTCAGTAATATCGGAAGTGTTTCCGTGGCATTTTATACAAGCCGGCATGGCTAAAAATATGGGCTTGTAGTACACCACTTCGCCTTCGTTTTTTTGTTCTGCAAAAGATACTTTTTGCGTTTCTATTTTTTTCCATGCCAAGCTATCGGCAGTGGCGTTAATTGCATTTAAAGGGTTTCTATTCTTATTGCTTAACCTTTGTATGCTTGCGTGGTAAATGTTTGAAAGCGAATCGGTAATAGGCATTGCATGTATATTGCAATAGGTTACGGCATGCTCGGAACCGCCTTGCTGCATTGCAGCACTTACGCGCTGCATAAATACTTGTTGAATTTCGGTAGTAATACTATCGCCCAGTGCTGTATAGTTGGGTGGTGGTGCGGTACTAACCGATTGAGGTGTATTGCCGCAGCTATTAAGTAATAGTGCTAATGGTAACATTGCTAAGTATCGCATTGGTGTAAGATGGTAGTGAAAAGATAGAGAGGCATAAATCAAGTATATAAAATTATGCAGGCAGTATATTTTGCTTACAGCGCCCTATTTAATTCATTATTGTAACTTTTTTGTAACCCATTCCTGCACAGTATGTTTACAAAACTGATAAATATTAGCTTTTAAATATGCGCAGGTAAACTATTTTTGACGGGCTTAAATTTTAAACAGTGAGTACAAAAACAGATAAAACCATCAGTTCTTATCTCTTTAAATCCTCTATTGGCAAAAAGGCTTTAATGGGATTAACGGGACTTTTCTTGATTTCATTTCTTGTAATTCATGCTGCTATAAACGCCATGATTTTTTACAACGATGGAGGTGAAACATTTGGGCATTGGGCACATTTTATGGGAACCAATCCAATTATTAGAACTTTAGAAATTGGCTTAGTGGCAGGCTTTCTCATTCACATTGTGGATGGTATTTTGCTTTTAAAACATAACAACGATGCCCGCCCCGTAAAGTATGCTTACAGCAATGCAAATGCCAATAGCAAATGGTATTCGCGCAGCATGGGCTTGTTGGGAACCTTATTATTGTTGTTCCTAATTATTCACACAGCTCATTTTTGGATACCAAACAGAGCCAACCAATTTGCCACAGGCGAAGAGTTGAATTTATATTCTTTAATGAAAGAAAAATTTAGCTATTGGTATATAGTGGTAATTTATTTGGCAGGTTGCATTTCGCTACTTTGGCATTTAATGCACGGTTTTAAAAGTGCCTTTCAAACATTGGGTCTAAACCACGTGAAATACAATGCGCTCATTGCCAATGTAGGCACTGTGTTTTCAATTGTAATTTCAGCACTTTTTGCTTCTATGCCTTTGGCATTTTATTTTCAACTTATTCAATAGAAAGAACCTTTAAAATATTTAGTACATGGCAGCATTAGATTCAAGAATTCCTGATGGTACAATCGAAACTAAATGGACAAAATATAAATCTACCGTTCATTTAATAAATCCGGCAAACAAACGCAGTATTGAAGTGTTGGTTATTGGTTCTGGCTTAGCCGGAGCGGCAGCCGCAGCTTCGTTGGCAGAGTTGGGATATAAAGTAAAAGTATTTTGCTTTCAAGACTCGGCACGTAGAGCGCACTCTATTGCTGCACAAGGAGGTATAAATGCCGCTAAGAATTATCAGAACGATGGTGATTCTGTTTATCGTTTATTTTACGATACCGTAAAAGGTGGCGATTACCGCTCGCGCGAAGCCAACGTATATCGCTTGGCAGAAGTGAGTGCCAATATTATTGACCAATGTGTGGCACAAGGTGTGCCGTTTGCGCGCGAATACGGTGGTATGTTAAGCAACCGCTCGTTTGGCGGTACACAAGTGCAAAGAACTTTTTATGCTGCAGGGCAAACCGGTCAGCAGTTATTGTTGGGCGCTTATTCCGCATTGCAGCGTCAAGTAGGTATGGGTATTGTAAAAATGTATGCCCGCCACGAAATGCTAGATGTGGTAATGATAGATGGAAAATGCCGTGGAATTATAGCCCGCGATTTAGTAAGCGGCAAGTTGGAACGCCACTTTGGGCATGCCGTTTTATTGTGTACAGGAGGTTATGGCAATGCATTTTTCCTTTCTACCAATGCAATGGGTTCCAATGTAACTGCAGCGTGGAAAGCGCATAAAAAAGGCGCATTTTTTGGTAATCCTTGTTTCACACAGATTCACCCTACTTGTATTCCGGTTTCGGGCGACCACCAAAGTAAGCTTACGCTCATGAGTGAATCGTTGAGAAACGATGGTAGAATTTGGGTGCCTAAAAAGAAAGAAGACGCAGAGGCAATTAGAAAAGGAAAGAAAAAAGCCAGCCAAATACCTGAAGAAGATCGCGATTATTATTTAGAAAGAAGGTATCCGGCTTTCGGAAACTTAGTACCGCGCGATGTGGCTTCACGTGCTGCAAAAGAACGCTGCGATGCAGGTTTTGGAGTAAATGCAACGGGTGAAGCTGTATTCCTCGATTTTGCATTCAATACAAAACGCTATGGAACCATAGAAGCTGCTAAACATGGTTTAACCAACGTGTCGGATGCAGAGCTGGTGGCAATGGGTAAAGAAGTAGTAAAAGAAAAATACGGCAACTTGTTTGATATGTACAAGCAAATTACCGGAGTAGATCCATACGAAGAGCCCATGCAAATTTATCCTGCCGTGCACTACACTATGGGAGGCTTGTGGGTAGATTACAATTTAATGACAACCGTTCCGGGCTTATATGCCTTGGGCGAAGCTAACTTCTCCGATCACGGAGCCAATCGCTTGGGAGCATCTGCACTCATGCAAGGTTTGGCCGATGGTTACTTTGTAATTCCATATACCATTGGCGATTATCTCTCAAACGAAATTCGAGTAAAAGCAATACCTACCGATCACGAAGCGTTTGTGCAAGCAGAAAAAGCAGTACAAGAAAAAATTGATAAGTTTTTCTCCATTAAAGGGAAACAACCAGTAGATCATTTCCATAGAAAGCTAGGAAAAATAATGTGGGAAAAGTGCGGTATGGCACGTAATGCCGAAGGCTTAAAATTAGCCATAACCGAAATTCAGCAATTGCGCGAGGAGTTTTGGAAAGATGTACGCGTACCGGGTACTGCCAATGAATTTAATCCTGAGTTGGAAAAGGCAGGAAGAGTTGCCGACTTTTTAGAGTTAGGCGAATTGATGTGTAAAGATGCACTCAATAGAAACGAATCTTGTGGCGGACACTTCCGTGAAGAGTACCAAACAGAAGAAGGCGAAGCACTCCGCGATGATGCCAACTACAGCTATGTTGCCGCATGGGAATTTAAAGGCAACGATTGGGAACTACATAAAGAAGAGTTGAAATACGAGAATATTAAAATTGCACAGCGTTCATACAAATAAGCTGATACTAAAATAAATGAATAGAAAGTAATTAGAAATTCAAGCAAAAAATACAGTTATGAGTGGCAATATGAAAGTAACCTTAAAAGTTTGGAGACAAAAGGACCAAAATGCAAAAGGTAGTTTAGAAACACACCAAGTAAATGATGTATCTCCAGATATGTCTTTTCTTGAAATGTTTGATGTACTGAACGATAAACTTATTTGCGATGGTAAAGACCCAATTGCATTCGACCACGATTGCCGCGAAGGTATCTGCGGTATGTGCAGTATGTACATAAACGGACAACCGCACGGACCATTACAAGGTGTTACAACCTGCCAGTTGCACATGCGCTCGTTTAAAGATGGCGATACTATAGTAGTAGAACCATGGCGTGCAAAGGCATTTCCGGTTATTAAAGATTTAGTAGTAGATAGAAGTGCTTTCGATAGAATTATTTCTGCCGGAGGTTTTGTATCTGTAAATACAGGCAATGCACAAGATGCCAACTCTTTGCCCATTGGAAAAGAAGATGCCGATATGGCGTTTGCATCGGCTACCTGTATTGGTTGTGGCGCTTGTGTAGCGGCTTGCAAAAACGCATCTGCCATGTTGTTCGTTTCGGCCAAGGTTTCGCAATTTGCACTGTTGCCACAAGGGCAGCCGGAGCGCCATTCGCGTGTGTTAAACATGGTGGCTCAAATGGATAGTGAAGGTTTTGGAAATTGTACCAATACCGGAGCTTGCGAAGCAGAATGTCCCAAAGGTATTTCTATTTCAAATATTGCACGTATGAACCGCGATTTCTTAAACGCTGCTGTGGTAGAAGAATAAGTTTATACAAACTCTCTTAAATAAAAAAAGAGGCTGTCACAAAAGGACAGCCTCTTTTTTTATTTGGGTGAAGCAAAGTTTGCAATAGAATTTGCTTAGTGCTGAATAAGCACTTGTGCCCTGCCGCCAACTTTGCCATTATTTAAAATTACCTCAGCAACATAGCTGCCGGCCTGTATATCTGCTGTTGAAACCCGCGCAAAAATACTGTTTTCGTTTACGGCAGTTTCTTTCACTATTCTTCCTTCTAAATCTATAAGACGAATGCTGTGTACGCCCATTAAAAAAGGAAGGTTATTTCTTACAAAAAACATATCAGCCGAAGGATTAGGATAAATTTTGTACACTACATCTTCTACTTCATTTATAGAAGCACAAGTAATTACAACTTGTTGGCAAGAAGAATCTACTCCAAATTTATTGTAAGCATACAAGCATACATTGGCTTGCCATGTGGTAGAGTTTGTATGGGTAATGTTTAGCGTATCGCCAGTTGCAAGCGTATCGGTAATACCGGTTATTGCATTTAATTTCCAAACTACTGAATCTGCATGTAAAGAAGCATTGCTGAAAACCGCACCACAATTGGTTGTGCTGGCGGTATAGTTAAAAGCAGCATTAGGAAGTATCACCGGTTCTTTTACTTCAATAAAAATATAAGCAGTATCGCAAAGCGAAGGTGTGCCATTATCGCAGATAGTATAGCGTATTGTATCGAATCCTACATAACTCGCGTTGGGTTGATACAGTATGGTTTGGCTGTTTATTGCGGTGTCGTTGCCATGCGTAGCATTTTGGAGGATAGAAACGGTAAGCGCATTTTGGTCGGGGTCGCTATCGTTTGCTAGTACAGGAATGGATATTGAATTTGGTTGAAATACGATAACTGTATCGTTTATAGCAATTGGCTTTTGGTTGGGTGTGCCAATAGTTGCAACACGCACCGTATCGCAAAATGTGTGGCTGCCACCTGCATTAGTGGCTGTTAAGCACACGTAATAATTGCCGTTAGAAGTATAGGTGTGTGTAGGATTTTGTGTGTTTCCGTTAGGCGTATTATCGTTATAGTTCCAACTCCATGTATTGGGGTAGTTATCTGAACTATCTGTAAAAGTTACTACTCCATTTGGTGCAACCGAATAGGTAAAAGCTGCAATGGGCGGGTTGGGGTTTTGGAGCGACCAGGCAACTTGTAAAAGTGTGCCGGAGGTATCATAACTAAAGGTGAGTGCTGAGCCGCGCGCTTCTTTGGTTAAGTAAGTATAGCGTTTGGTGGTATCAAAAGTATTGCTGAAGGTTGAAAATATATTTGGAATAATTGCCACTTCAATTTTGGTATTACTGGTTTCGTAGCGTTGGTCGCGCAGGCATTTATAGGCAGCATGTGGTGTAATTACTTTTCCCCACCCGTCTATTGTATCGGTGTACTTTCCGGTGTAGGTTACCTTTACTTGGCTTACGGCAGGCTGCCCAACTGCAGAGCCGGCCACCGTTTTAGTAAAGCCCCAAGTGCCGCTATAAGTGTTGCCATACTTTGTTGGGAATTTGGCAACAATTGGTTCGGGATTAAAAGCTACATCAGTAGAAAATCCGGGAAGCAGTTCTCCGTCTAACCCTTGCCATGTTACTCCTGTTGCAGTTGTTTTTGAAAAAAGAAACGATACTCCATTGGCAGTAGTTGCCAAGTTGGAAGATGAGAATTTTGTTTTTTGCGGATTGGTAAGCGCTCTGTATTCAATTGTATCGTTATCGAATAAAACCAAGTTGCTGAAATCGTAAGTTCGGTTGGCACCTTTTAAACCATAGTTTACCGAAGGAAGAGGGAAGGTGTCGCGGGCTGTTTTTTGTGTCCAGCCAACATAGGGCATATTAGTAGAATCTAACTGAATAGGTTGCTGGCTATAGGAGTTAATGAATAATACAGTTGCTATAAGCGCAAGGCATAAGTTTTTCATTACAGCGTTTTTTAATGAGAAGTGAATTGCCAATAATAAAACTTATATAACAAAAAAGGTGAGCATATTTTCTGCTCACCTTTCTTACAATAACAAGGTAGTAAAAACTACTGACCCAAATATGCTTTAAGCGATTTGCTGCGAGTTTGAGAACGTAATTTTGTAATGGCCTTATCTTTAATTTGGCGGATACGTTCGCGCGTAATTCCTAATTCTTCTCCAATATCTTCTAATGTTTGCGGATGCTCTACTCCAATACCAAAGAAGCGCTTAATAACTTCGCGTTCGCGATCGGTTAAAGAAGAAAGCGTACGCTCCGTTTCTTGGCGCAACGATTCTTTATAGTCTAAATGCGCGTCTGTTTTTTCGGCATTCAGGTTTTCCAATACATCAATAAGTGCATTGCTTTCGCCATCGGTAAAAGGAGCATCC encodes:
- a CDS encoding glycerol-3-phosphate dehydrogenase/oxidase, which gives rise to MNREQQIARAQTEQFDICIIGGGITGSGIAHHAVANGYKVLLLEREDFAYGTSSRSSKMIHGGLRYLKNFQLQLVHEALLERGHLLEMYPHLVKPIPYVLPSYGSKINLWVKNIGLSLYDALAGKSAIPPHRLLSAKEVLQHLPGLNAANLAGGIIYWDASTNDAKLVLEVISTVAQQSAVVLNYCGVVGFNRQEDSIQAIRCKDFVSGEIFEAKATVYVNAAGVWTDEVLGMLSASDTSVMKPSKGVHVVVATSKMPKDTVAIVASANGDGRLLYNLPWENNLTILGTTDTDFLHPPDTVNATQKDVDYILQSFNKSFPSAHLSYSDIIAVYAGLRPMLADEKSSNSYGRSREYKIWWNATNMLNIAGGKLTSFLSMGAHCLAIAKEKLNSPAKFEIPVVHSTATVWSLQYGKQGCFIDAIIQEDKAAAHKISDAYSYSVAEIIFFIRHQFAVTLDDILTRRTHITYAMKMWDETMVQTIAKIMAKELGKDNAWIHLQISNYRSRWQQYHPDFTYPN
- a CDS encoding DUF3365 domain-containing protein; amino-acid sequence: MRYLAMLPLALLLNSCGNTPQSVSTAPPPNYTALGDSITTEIQQVFMQRVSAAMQQGGSEHAVTYCNIHAMPITDSLSNIYHASIQRLSNKNRNPLNAINATADSLAWKKIETQKVSFAEQKNEGEVVYYKPIFLAMPACIKCHGNTSDITEGTQVLLKQKYPNDLATGYSLGELRGMWKIKFKTN
- a CDS encoding succinate dehydrogenase cytochrome b subunit is translated as MGLTGLFLISFLVIHAAINAMIFYNDGGETFGHWAHFMGTNPIIRTLEIGLVAGFLIHIVDGILLLKHNNDARPVKYAYSNANANSKWYSRSMGLLGTLLLLFLIIHTAHFWIPNRANQFATGEELNLYSLMKEKFSYWYIVVIYLAGCISLLWHLMHGFKSAFQTLGLNHVKYNALIANVGTVFSIVISALFASMPLAFYFQLIQ
- a CDS encoding fumarate reductase/succinate dehydrogenase flavoprotein subunit: MAALDSRIPDGTIETKWTKYKSTVHLINPANKRSIEVLVIGSGLAGAAAAASLAELGYKVKVFCFQDSARRAHSIAAQGGINAAKNYQNDGDSVYRLFYDTVKGGDYRSREANVYRLAEVSANIIDQCVAQGVPFAREYGGMLSNRSFGGTQVQRTFYAAGQTGQQLLLGAYSALQRQVGMGIVKMYARHEMLDVVMIDGKCRGIIARDLVSGKLERHFGHAVLLCTGGYGNAFFLSTNAMGSNVTAAWKAHKKGAFFGNPCFTQIHPTCIPVSGDHQSKLTLMSESLRNDGRIWVPKKKEDAEAIRKGKKKASQIPEEDRDYYLERRYPAFGNLVPRDVASRAAKERCDAGFGVNATGEAVFLDFAFNTKRYGTIEAAKHGLTNVSDAELVAMGKEVVKEKYGNLFDMYKQITGVDPYEEPMQIYPAVHYTMGGLWVDYNLMTTVPGLYALGEANFSDHGANRLGASALMQGLADGYFVIPYTIGDYLSNEIRVKAIPTDHEAFVQAEKAVQEKIDKFFSIKGKQPVDHFHRKLGKIMWEKCGMARNAEGLKLAITEIQQLREEFWKDVRVPGTANEFNPELEKAGRVADFLELGELMCKDALNRNESCGGHFREEYQTEEGEALRDDANYSYVAAWEFKGNDWELHKEELKYENIKIAQRSYK
- a CDS encoding succinate dehydrogenase/fumarate reductase iron-sulfur subunit, with translation MSGNMKVTLKVWRQKDQNAKGSLETHQVNDVSPDMSFLEMFDVLNDKLICDGKDPIAFDHDCREGICGMCSMYINGQPHGPLQGVTTCQLHMRSFKDGDTIVVEPWRAKAFPVIKDLVVDRSAFDRIISAGGFVSVNTGNAQDANSLPIGKEDADMAFASATCIGCGACVAACKNASAMLFVSAKVSQFALLPQGQPERHSRVLNMVAQMDSEGFGNCTNTGACEAECPKGISISNIARMNRDFLNAAVVEE
- a CDS encoding cadherin-like domain-containing protein, translating into MKNLCLALIATVLFINSYSQQPIQLDSTNMPYVGWTQKTARDTFPLPSVNYGLKGANRTYDFSNLVLFDNDTIEYRALTNPQKTKFSSSNLATTANGVSFLFSKTTATGVTWQGLDGELLPGFSTDVAFNPEPIVAKFPTKYGNTYSGTWGFTKTVAGSAVGQPAVSQVKVTYTGKYTDTIDGWGKVITPHAAYKCLRDQRYETSNTKIEVAIIPNIFSTFSNTFDTTKRYTYLTKEARGSALTFSYDTSGTLLQVAWSLQNPNPPIAAFTYSVAPNGVVTFTDSSDNYPNTWSWNYNDNTPNGNTQNPTHTYTSNGNYYVCLTATNAGGSHTFCDTVRVATIGTPNQKPIAINDTVIVFQPNSISIPVLANDSDPDQNALTVSILQNATHGNDTAINSQTILYQPNASYVGFDTIRYTICDNGTPSLCDTAYIFIEVKEPVILPNAAFNYTASTTNCGAVFSNASLHADSVVWKLNAITGITDTLATGDTLNITHTNSTTWQANVCLYAYNKFGVDSSCQQVVITCASINEVEDVVYKIYPNPSADMFFVRNNLPFLMGVHSIRLIDLEGRIVKETAVNENSIFARVSTADIQAGSYVAEVILNNGKVGGRAQVLIQH